One Capricornis sumatraensis isolate serow.1 chromosome 8, serow.2, whole genome shotgun sequence genomic region harbors:
- the LOC138084091 gene encoding translation machinery-associated protein 7-like, whose translation MPWSNDAHGMQLLSPRAPVRALMLQRQIPHAPVKTPGSGEGAAGATSGCKGGKKPLKPPTKQAKEMDEKGKAFKHKQKEEQKTFEGLKGKGMGKGPLTTGGIKESGKQ comes from the exons atgccgtggagcaatgACGCCCACGggatgcaactactgagccctcgcgCCCCAGTGAGAGCCCTTATGTTGCAACGACAGATCCCGCACGCCCCAGTGAAGACCCCAG GGTCTGGGGAAGGGGCGGCAGGCGCCACATCGGGCTGCAAAGGTGGCAAGAAGCCCCTGAAGCCGCCCACGAAGCAAGCCAAGGAGATGGACGAGAAGGGTAAGGCATTCAAGCATAAACAGAAGGAGGAGCAGAAGACATTCGAAGGGCTAAAAGGGAAGGGCATGGGGAAAGGACCCCTGACCACAGGTGGAATTAAGGAATCTGGCAAACAGTAA